In one window of Coralliovum pocilloporae DNA:
- a CDS encoding TRAP transporter large permease — MFAVLMVAILSGFPVAFSIAGTAILFAFLGWFLGVMNISLLGAMSQRIFGLLTNGVLIAIPLFVLMGAVLEKSRIAEDMLETMGRSFGNLRGGLGLSVVLVGMLLAASTGIVGATVIAMGLIALPTMLRAGYDSRLAAGIVCASGTLGQIIPPSTLLIILSDVVSNAYQQAQYEQGKFAIDTISVGQIFAAALLPGLTMVVLYILYILVRGVIRPGDLPVVESSEAHLSLSKALPAILPAILLILAVLGAILSGIASPTEAASVGGLGAILMAAIKTGQFRKTMFLGTTSLVLLAIGAGLYPVRLQRSDLEVFDYVIGAGYVMLSLFGAIAIWLAIRSLIRRNTLQPALNATVSMTSMIFSTILAAGIFSLVFIGLGGEERVHSLLTDLPGGPTGALLFCMLFIFVLGFFLDFVEITVIVLPLVMPTLILMGHDPVWLSVLIAINLQTSFLTPPFGFSLFYLRGVAPKEISTGQIYAGVAPFILIQIVAVAIIWFLPQIATLLPDLLF, encoded by the coding sequence ATGTTCGCGGTGCTGATGGTGGCCATCTTGTCCGGCTTTCCAGTCGCGTTCAGCATCGCCGGAACCGCTATTCTGTTCGCTTTTTTGGGATGGTTTTTAGGGGTGATGAATATCTCCCTGCTGGGGGCCATGTCACAACGCATTTTCGGCCTTTTGACCAATGGCGTGCTGATCGCCATCCCGCTTTTCGTGCTGATGGGCGCGGTGCTGGAAAAAAGCCGGATCGCTGAGGATATGCTGGAAACAATGGGGCGATCATTCGGCAACCTGCGCGGTGGACTTGGTCTTTCCGTTGTTCTGGTGGGTATGCTGCTGGCGGCGTCAACGGGAATTGTCGGCGCGACGGTGATCGCTATGGGGCTGATTGCCCTACCCACCATGTTGCGCGCGGGTTATGATTCCCGACTGGCTGCGGGTATCGTCTGCGCCTCTGGTACGCTGGGCCAGATTATACCGCCATCGACCTTGCTGATTATTCTGTCTGATGTGGTGTCAAACGCCTATCAGCAGGCCCAGTACGAGCAGGGCAAGTTTGCGATAGATACGATCTCCGTGGGTCAGATTTTTGCAGCCGCCTTACTGCCCGGACTAACAATGGTGGTTCTCTACATTCTCTACATTCTGGTCCGTGGCGTCATTCGGCCCGGAGACCTGCCGGTTGTGGAGAGCTCCGAAGCTCATTTGTCTCTGTCAAAAGCGCTGCCAGCCATTCTTCCAGCGATCCTGCTGATTCTGGCTGTTCTCGGCGCGATCCTGAGTGGCATCGCCTCCCCCACCGAGGCTGCATCGGTTGGCGGACTTGGCGCGATCCTGATGGCGGCGATCAAAACCGGACAGTTCCGGAAAACCATGTTTCTGGGAACCACCAGCCTTGTATTGCTGGCCATAGGTGCAGGCCTCTATCCTGTTCGTCTGCAACGCAGCGACCTGGAGGTGTTCGACTATGTCATAGGCGCCGGATATGTGATGCTCAGCCTGTTCGGGGCAATCGCCATATGGCTCGCAATCCGCTCATTGATCCGCCGGAACACCTTGCAGCCTGCGCTAAACGCGACCGTCTCAATGACATCCATGATCTTCAGCACCATCCTGGCAGCAGGTATCTTCTCACTGGTGTTCATCGGTCTGGGCGGAGAAGAACGCGTGCACAGCCTGCTGACCGATCTGCCCGGCGGCCCCACAGGGGCTTTGCTGTTTTGCATGCTGTTTATCTTTGTACTCGGCTTTTTCCTGGACTTCGTCGAAATCACAGTGATCGTCCTGCCACTGGTCATGCCCACGCTGATCTTGATGGGACATGATCCAGTGTGGCTGTCGGTGTTGATCGCCATCAACCTGCAAACCTCTTTCCTCACCCCGCCGTTTGGATTTTCCCTGTTCTACCTGCGTGGGGTCGCGCCAAAAGAGATCAGCACCGGACAAATCTATGCGGGGGTGGCTCCGTTCATTCTCATCCAGATCGTCGCTGTCGCAATTATCTGGTTCCTGCCACAAATCGCCACTCTGTTGCCGGATCTGCTTTTCTAA
- a CDS encoding sulfite exporter TauE/SafE family protein, whose amino-acid sequence MIEDPYFYAIALPAILLVGLSKGGFGGALAMLGVPMMTLVIPPVQAAAILLPILIVMDIVGLLSYRKIYDRQSLINLIPPALLGILAGWAMASLVSDAMVRLIVGLIAVSFTLRYWLQTAERRKTPARHSRPWGILWGTIAGFTSFVSHAGGPPYQMYTLPLRMDPRLFAGTAVIFFAVVNSVKLIPYFALGQFSADNLLTSLVLMPLAPIATLIGVWAVNVINPEKFYSLTYSLLFLIGLKLIWDAGTTGFL is encoded by the coding sequence ATGATAGAAGATCCGTATTTCTACGCGATAGCACTCCCCGCTATCCTTCTCGTTGGCCTGTCAAAGGGTGGTTTTGGCGGCGCACTGGCCATGCTTGGCGTCCCGATGATGACGCTGGTTATCCCGCCGGTTCAGGCTGCAGCCATTCTGCTGCCGATCCTCATTGTCATGGATATTGTCGGCCTGCTGTCCTACCGGAAAATCTACGACCGGCAATCCCTTATCAATCTGATCCCGCCCGCACTTCTCGGCATTCTTGCGGGCTGGGCCATGGCGTCTCTGGTGTCAGACGCCATGGTCCGCCTGATCGTCGGCCTTATTGCTGTATCCTTCACCTTGCGGTACTGGCTGCAGACCGCTGAGCGGCGCAAGACGCCTGCCCGCCATTCAAGGCCCTGGGGCATCCTCTGGGGAACCATTGCAGGCTTCACCAGTTTTGTCAGCCATGCAGGCGGCCCGCCCTATCAGATGTACACCCTGCCTCTGCGTATGGATCCGCGCCTCTTTGCAGGAACGGCCGTGATTTTCTTTGCTGTGGTCAACTCAGTCAAACTGATCCCCTATTTCGCACTCGGACAATTTTCAGCGGATAATCTGCTTACCTCACTGGTTCTGATGCCTCTTGCACCGATTGCAACACTCATAGGCGTCTGGGCCGTAAACGTCATCAATCCGGAAAAATTCTACAGTCTCACGTATAGCCTGTTGTTTCTTATCGGCCTGAAACTGATCTGGGATGCAGGCACAACAGGATTCCTCTGA
- a CDS encoding TRAP transporter substrate-binding protein: protein MKRRDFVKAGVFGVAATSLAAPAVAKDVRQWNMVTAWPKNLPGPGVAAQMLADRITTLSGGRLQVKLHAAGELVPGRGVFDAVSEGTAELYHAVPAYWGSKSKGILLFGSQPFGLRADEQFGWLYHGGGQALYDEIYARFNLKPFLCGNSGPQWQGWFRNEIKSLDDLKGLKFRTTGLASQMCSKIGMAVQAMGPRDMFQGLQTGALDAGEFIGPWTDSAIGFQQVAKNYYWPGVGEPSSAEECAINATAYAELPDDLKQAVSFACESLYNPVWTEYTTKHAQALARLVAEEGVQVRTLPADVIAAMGAASVEIMDELSQDEDELVRRITQSFLTYRDAVGSYMSYADNGQMNARAGVLGY, encoded by the coding sequence ATGAAACGCAGAGATTTTGTGAAAGCAGGAGTATTTGGGGTCGCGGCAACATCGTTGGCGGCTCCTGCTGTCGCTAAGGATGTTCGGCAATGGAACATGGTCACAGCTTGGCCGAAAAATCTGCCTGGCCCAGGAGTTGCCGCACAGATGCTGGCGGACCGGATCACGACCTTGTCGGGTGGGCGGCTTCAGGTGAAGCTCCACGCTGCGGGAGAGCTTGTACCCGGCCGGGGCGTCTTCGACGCCGTATCCGAAGGCACAGCAGAACTATATCACGCTGTTCCAGCCTATTGGGGCTCCAAATCCAAGGGTATCCTGCTGTTCGGATCACAGCCTTTCGGCTTGCGGGCAGATGAGCAGTTTGGCTGGCTCTATCACGGTGGCGGGCAGGCTTTGTATGACGAAATCTATGCACGCTTTAATCTCAAGCCGTTTCTCTGTGGCAATTCAGGCCCTCAATGGCAGGGCTGGTTCCGAAATGAGATCAAGTCGCTTGATGATCTGAAGGGTCTCAAATTCCGCACAACAGGTCTCGCATCACAGATGTGCTCAAAAATCGGGATGGCCGTACAGGCGATGGGTCCGCGCGATATGTTCCAGGGCCTGCAAACAGGCGCCTTAGACGCGGGCGAATTCATCGGTCCCTGGACTGACAGCGCCATCGGGTTCCAGCAAGTCGCCAAGAACTACTATTGGCCAGGGGTGGGTGAGCCGTCTTCAGCTGAGGAATGCGCCATCAATGCCACTGCCTATGCAGAACTGCCTGACGACCTGAAACAGGCGGTCAGCTTTGCCTGTGAAAGCCTCTACAACCCGGTCTGGACAGAATACACCACCAAGCACGCACAGGCCCTAGCGCGTCTGGTGGCAGAAGAGGGTGTTCAGGTACGCACTTTGCCCGCTGACGTTATTGCAGCAATGGGCGCGGCATCTGTCGAAATTATGGACGAGCTGTCACAGGACGAAGACGAGCTGGTACGTCGGATTACCCAAAGCTTCCTGACTTATCGCGATGCTGTCGGCTCATACATGAGCTATGCAGACAACGGTCAGATGAACGCACGCGCAGGCGTTCTGGGATACTGA
- a CDS encoding propionyl-CoA synthetase produces MASSYQEVYGAWKSDPEAFWAKAAEEIDWFKPSDKIFDPDLDVYGRWFAGAETNTCYNCLDRHVERGRPGQPALIYDSPITGKKATYSYAELLDEVKLAAAMMQDLGVEKGDRVLVYMPMIPEAVVAMLACARIGAVHSVVFGGFAAKELATRINDAKPKLVFSASCGIEPGRIVAYKPLLDEAIELSESKPSGCIIVQREEHGAELIDGRDHDYAALKGDLKNQDRDVPCVPVSATDPLYILYTSGTTGQPKGVVRDNGGHMVALKWTMSNLYDIQPGEVFWAASDVGWVVGHSYIVYAPLLHGATTLVFEGKPVGTPDAGTFWRVISEYGVSSLFTAPTAFRAIKKEDPEGSFIGNYDLGCLRSLFLAGERADPDTIQWAEDMLKVPVIDHWWQTETGWAIAGNPLGLGILPIKLGSPTVAMPGYDVQIVDDEGHQIEAGVLGNIVVKLPLPPGCLPTLWNNEARFRDSYLNEFPGYYQTSDAGFMDEDGYLYIMARTDDIINVAGHRLSTGGMEEVVASHPDVAECAVIGVADTLKGQIPAGFVVLKAGVDRDRGEIEKEIVKLVREKIGPVAAFKLVMTVQRLPKTRSGKILRATMRKIADGEEAAVPATIDDPMILDEIGDVLRDHGLAQKA; encoded by the coding sequence ATGGCATCGTCATATCAAGAGGTCTACGGAGCCTGGAAATCCGACCCCGAAGCATTCTGGGCCAAGGCTGCTGAGGAAATTGACTGGTTCAAGCCTTCTGACAAGATCTTTGATCCGGATCTGGATGTCTACGGTCGCTGGTTTGCGGGTGCTGAAACCAACACCTGTTACAATTGCCTTGATCGTCATGTGGAGCGCGGCCGTCCCGGTCAGCCAGCTCTGATCTATGACAGCCCGATCACCGGCAAGAAAGCAACCTACAGCTATGCGGAATTGCTGGATGAGGTAAAGCTGGCCGCAGCCATGATGCAGGATCTCGGCGTTGAGAAAGGCGACCGGGTTCTGGTCTATATGCCGATGATTCCCGAAGCTGTTGTTGCCATGCTGGCCTGCGCCCGTATTGGTGCGGTGCATTCTGTCGTGTTCGGCGGATTTGCCGCCAAGGAACTGGCGACCCGTATCAATGATGCAAAACCGAAGCTGGTATTCAGCGCGTCCTGTGGTATCGAGCCCGGGCGAATCGTTGCCTACAAGCCATTGCTTGATGAAGCAATCGAGTTAAGTGAGAGCAAGCCGTCAGGTTGTATCATCGTGCAGCGTGAGGAACATGGCGCGGAACTCATTGATGGTCGTGATCATGACTATGCGGCTCTCAAGGGTGACCTGAAAAATCAGGATCGGGATGTTCCCTGTGTCCCTGTCAGTGCGACTGACCCACTCTACATCCTTTACACATCCGGTACGACCGGTCAGCCCAAGGGTGTTGTTCGCGACAATGGCGGGCATATGGTTGCGCTGAAATGGACCATGAGCAATCTCTACGACATCCAGCCGGGTGAAGTCTTCTGGGCGGCTTCCGATGTGGGCTGGGTTGTCGGGCATTCCTATATTGTCTATGCGCCGTTGCTTCATGGAGCGACAACACTGGTCTTCGAAGGCAAGCCGGTAGGGACGCCTGATGCCGGTACATTTTGGCGAGTGATTTCCGAATATGGTGTTTCATCGCTTTTCACAGCGCCCACGGCCTTCCGCGCGATTAAAAAGGAAGATCCGGAAGGGTCATTTATCGGCAATTATGACCTTGGCTGTCTCCGCAGCCTTTTCCTCGCTGGCGAGCGGGCCGATCCTGATACCATCCAGTGGGCCGAGGACATGTTGAAGGTGCCGGTGATCGATCACTGGTGGCAGACAGAAACCGGCTGGGCTATCGCGGGTAATCCGCTTGGCCTCGGCATATTGCCGATCAAGCTTGGTTCTCCGACTGTCGCGATGCCGGGATATGACGTGCAGATTGTTGATGATGAAGGTCATCAGATTGAGGCAGGCGTGTTGGGCAACATTGTTGTCAAACTGCCTCTGCCGCCGGGATGTCTGCCAACGCTCTGGAACAATGAAGCCCGGTTCCGTGACAGTTATCTCAATGAATTCCCCGGATATTACCAGACGTCAGACGCCGGTTTCATGGATGAGGATGGTTATCTCTACATCATGGCCAGAACAGATGACATCATCAACGTGGCTGGGCACCGCCTGTCGACCGGCGGCATGGAGGAAGTGGTTGCCTCTCATCCGGATGTGGCAGAATGTGCTGTGATCGGTGTGGCCGATACGCTGAAAGGTCAGATTCCGGCCGGGTTTGTGGTTCTGAAGGCAGGTGTTGATCGTGATCGTGGCGAGATCGAAAAGGAAATCGTCAAGCTGGTGCGTGAAAAGATCGGACCAGTGGCAGCCTTCAAGCTGGTCATGACTGTGCAGCGACTGCCGAAAACGCGGTCGGGCAAGATTCTCCGTGCCACCATGCGCAAGATTGCAGATGGTGAAGAAGCTGCAGTTCCAGCCACGATTGATGACCCGATGATCCTGGATGAAATCGGTGACGTGCTGCGAGATCACGGTCTGGCCCAGAAAGCCTGA
- a CDS encoding TRAP transporter small permease subunit, whose translation MQQLIKALDGFSRTVGSAIRWLALAMVLVQFFIVVARYVFGFSDVAINESVLYMHATLFMLGAGYTLLVGGHVRVDIFYNRLGDAGRRRIDLFGHLVLLMPTMVAILYWSWPAVANSWSILEGPLSVGGIKAVFLLKTLIPAFCGLLLLQSAAEVLRLLIGDQARD comes from the coding sequence GTGCAGCAGTTAATCAAAGCATTGGACGGCTTTAGTCGTACAGTCGGGTCAGCCATACGGTGGCTGGCCCTGGCTATGGTACTGGTTCAATTCTTCATCGTTGTGGCCCGTTACGTCTTCGGGTTCAGCGATGTCGCGATCAATGAATCCGTCCTTTATATGCATGCAACCCTGTTCATGCTGGGCGCCGGATACACTTTGCTGGTCGGTGGTCATGTGCGCGTGGATATCTTCTACAACAGGCTGGGTGATGCTGGCCGACGCCGTATTGATCTGTTTGGCCACCTCGTACTGCTGATGCCGACAATGGTGGCCATTCTCTATTGGTCCTGGCCAGCCGTAGCGAATTCCTGGAGCATTCTGGAGGGGCCGCTCTCAGTGGGTGGTATCAAGGCCGTTTTCCTCCTGAAAACGCTCATTCCCGCCTTTTGCGGCCTTCTGTTGCTACAATCAGCAGCCGAAGTGCTGCGCCTTCTGATTGGAGACCAGGCGCGTGATTGA
- a CDS encoding acyl-CoA synthetase yields the protein MNNIFDQDLERNPANYQPLTPLTFLERAAAIYPDRTAIIHGSTKRSYGDFYARARQLASALAARGIGRGDTVSAVLSNTPAMLEAHYGVPMAGGVLHSINTRLDADIIAFQLDHAETKILITDREFAPTVKAALAKANVTPLVIDYDDPEFPQDGDLLGSLEYEDLIAEGDSDFNWLQPLDEWDAISLNYTSGTTGNPKGVVYHHRGAHLMVYSNVIAAKMEQHPVYLWTLPMFHCNGWCFPWSLSVVAGTHVCLRWVRADAIFNALAEHKVTHLCGAPIVMATLLNAADGDKRALDHRVAFVTAAAPPPEAVLAGMADAGFDVTHVYGLTESYGPAVVNEWQDSWDALPSAERTTKMARQGVCYPALDGLTVMNPETMEPVPADGETMGEVMFQGNIVMKGYLKNPEASTEAFRGGWFHSGDLGVMHPDGYIQLKDRSKDIIISGGENISSIEVEDVLYKHPQITAAAVVAKPDDKWGETPCAFVETSPEANLTTEEVISWCRDHLAHYKCPRHVIFTDLPKTSTGKIQKFVLREEARK from the coding sequence ATGAACAATATCTTTGATCAGGATCTTGAACGGAACCCGGCGAACTATCAGCCGTTGACCCCTCTCACGTTTCTTGAACGCGCCGCGGCTATTTATCCTGACCGGACAGCCATTATCCACGGCTCCACAAAACGCTCCTATGGCGATTTCTATGCGCGAGCCCGCCAGCTCGCATCTGCTCTTGCTGCCCGGGGCATCGGCCGTGGTGATACGGTCTCAGCTGTTCTCTCCAATACGCCAGCCATGCTGGAAGCTCACTATGGTGTGCCTATGGCTGGCGGAGTCCTGCATTCAATCAACACCCGTCTGGATGCGGATATCATTGCTTTCCAGCTGGATCACGCCGAAACAAAGATCCTGATTACGGACAGGGAATTTGCTCCAACCGTCAAGGCCGCCCTCGCCAAGGCAAATGTCACCCCTCTGGTGATCGATTATGACGATCCCGAATTTCCGCAGGATGGAGACCTGCTTGGATCGCTTGAATATGAGGATCTGATTGCCGAAGGCGACAGTGATTTCAACTGGCTGCAGCCTCTGGACGAATGGGACGCAATAAGCCTCAATTACACATCCGGCACCACAGGCAATCCCAAGGGAGTGGTCTATCACCATCGCGGCGCCCATCTGATGGTCTATTCCAATGTGATAGCCGCCAAGATGGAACAGCATCCTGTCTATCTCTGGACCCTGCCGATGTTTCATTGCAACGGATGGTGCTTCCCGTGGTCACTGTCTGTTGTTGCAGGGACCCATGTCTGTCTGCGCTGGGTCCGGGCAGACGCAATCTTCAATGCACTTGCAGAGCATAAGGTCACCCATCTTTGTGGTGCGCCGATTGTGATGGCAACCTTGCTGAACGCTGCAGACGGAGACAAGCGGGCGCTGGATCATCGCGTGGCTTTTGTCACCGCTGCAGCGCCTCCGCCTGAGGCCGTGCTTGCCGGTATGGCAGACGCCGGATTTGATGTGACCCATGTCTATGGCCTGACCGAATCCTATGGACCGGCAGTTGTCAACGAGTGGCAGGACAGCTGGGATGCTCTGCCATCAGCGGAACGCACCACCAAAATGGCGCGCCAGGGTGTCTGTTACCCGGCTCTTGATGGCCTCACAGTGATGAACCCTGAAACCATGGAACCCGTTCCGGCAGATGGCGAAACCATGGGTGAGGTCATGTTTCAGGGCAATATTGTCATGAAAGGCTATCTGAAGAACCCGGAGGCCAGTACGGAAGCCTTCCGGGGCGGATGGTTTCACTCCGGAGACCTTGGGGTCATGCATCCGGACGGCTACATCCAGCTCAAGGACAGGTCCAAGGATATCATCATTTCAGGCGGCGAGAACATCTCATCCATCGAGGTGGAAGACGTGCTGTACAAGCACCCTCAGATTACAGCCGCCGCTGTTGTCGCCAAACCGGATGACAAGTGGGGAGAAACCCCGTGCGCTTTCGTGGAAACTTCTCCAGAGGCGAATCTGACGACTGAAGAGGTCATCAGCTGGTGCCGGGATCATCTGGCACACTATAAATGCCCGCGTCATGTCATCTTTACAGACCTACCCAAAACGTCGACAGGTAAGATCCAGAAATTCGTCCTGCGCGAAGAAGCCCGCAAATAG
- the rpsU gene encoding 30S ribosomal protein S21, which yields MQVLVRDNNVDQALKALKKKMQREGIFREMKLRNHYEKPSEKKARESAEAVRRARKLARKRAQREGLLPSKGRRR from the coding sequence GTGCAGGTACTCGTTCGCGACAATAATGTCGATCAGGCTCTTAAAGCCCTTAAGAAGAAGATGCAGCGTGAAGGCATCTTCCGTGAAATGAAGCTGCGTAACCATTACGAAAAGCCGTCGGAAAAGAAAGCTCGCGAAAGCGCTGAAGCCGTCCGTCGTGCCCGTAAGCTTGCTCGCAAGCGCGCACAGCGTGAAGGCCTGCTGCCATCAAAAGGCCGCCGCCGCTAA
- the purE gene encoding 5-(carboxyamino)imidazole ribonucleotide mutase, with translation MTEAKGAPVAIIMGSQSDWPTMKHGADILDSLQIPYDARIVSAHRTPDRLVDFAKTARDNGHKVIIAGAGGAAHLPGMTAAFTPLPVFGVPVQSRALSGQDSLLSIVQMPAGIPVGTLAIGKAGAANAALLAASVLALSDQGIADRLDAWRQTNTDSIAEVPVDED, from the coding sequence ATGACAGAGGCAAAAGGGGCGCCAGTCGCCATCATTATGGGCAGCCAGTCCGACTGGCCAACCATGAAACACGGCGCAGACATTCTCGACAGTCTGCAGATTCCTTATGATGCCCGCATCGTTTCCGCGCACCGGACACCGGATCGTCTCGTGGACTTCGCAAAGACAGCCCGGGACAATGGCCACAAGGTCATCATTGCCGGCGCCGGTGGTGCCGCTCATCTGCCGGGAATGACGGCTGCCTTTACCCCGCTTCCGGTCTTCGGTGTACCAGTCCAGTCGCGCGCCCTGAGCGGTCAGGACAGCCTCCTTTCCATTGTCCAGATGCCCGCAGGCATCCCGGTCGGAACCCTCGCAATCGGAAAGGCGGGCGCAGCCAATGCGGCCCTTCTGGCAGCAAGCGTTCTGGCCCTTTCTGATCAGGGCATTGCCGACCGTCTGGATGCCTGGCGCCAGACCAACACCGATTCCATTGCTGAGGTTCCCGTCGATGAAGACTGA
- a CDS encoding GntR family transcriptional regulator: MNSNWIAIRDEIKRRVLDRELLPGAKLPNDQELAEEFQCSRTTVQRAMLDLAQSGTVDRRRKGGTTVTLHPITRTTFDIPITRLEIEAAGKDYSYFLVSRDIRVSPPRIASAFGLAEPTEMLHVQALHMADKQPYIFEDRWIVHATTPEVLDVDLSRESANEWLIRNRPYSDCEVRFLAKRATRQEAELLASDVEEALFVIERTTWINDAPITMVRAIAKPGYQLVARAR; encoded by the coding sequence ATGAACAGTAACTGGATAGCCATACGAGACGAGATAAAGCGACGTGTTCTGGATCGTGAGTTACTACCGGGTGCAAAGCTCCCGAATGATCAGGAGCTTGCGGAGGAATTCCAATGCTCTCGAACCACCGTTCAGAGGGCCATGCTGGACCTCGCCCAAAGCGGCACGGTTGATCGTCGCCGCAAGGGTGGAACAACGGTCACGTTGCATCCGATCACGCGCACCACATTTGATATCCCGATCACGCGTCTGGAAATCGAAGCCGCCGGGAAAGATTACAGTTACTTCCTGGTCTCTCGGGACATTCGTGTTTCCCCGCCGCGCATTGCGTCTGCGTTCGGTCTTGCCGAGCCCACCGAGATGCTTCACGTTCAGGCGCTGCATATGGCCGACAAGCAACCTTATATTTTTGAGGACAGATGGATTGTCCATGCGACCACGCCGGAAGTTCTGGATGTTGACCTGAGCCGCGAAAGCGCCAATGAGTGGCTTATCCGGAATCGCCCCTACAGCGATTGTGAAGTTCGTTTCCTTGCCAAAAGAGCAACGCGTCAAGAAGCCGAGCTCTTGGCATCTGATGTGGAGGAGGCTTTGTTTGTTATTGAGCGAACCACCTGGATCAATGATGCTCCGATTACTATGGTCCGGGCAATTGCTAAACCTGGATATCAGCTGGTAGCGAGGGCGAGGTGA
- a CDS encoding 5-(carboxyamino)imidazole ribonucleotide synthase, whose translation MKTDTAPLTPGSTIGMLGGGQLGRMMALAAARLGLDVHVYCPDENSPAFSVAKAYTCAAYEDETSLITFAQSVDVVTYEFENVPSATAELLAQYVPVRPGTKALDVCQDRLTEKTFISSLGIEVAPFADIASDEDLLSAADRIGLPAILKTRRFGYDGKGQTTLRTRDDLTGARDAIGGGPAILEGFVPFEREVSIIAARNPDGQCRIYDIAENRHENHILRETNVPANISPDVIEKANTAVQSLMDELGYIGVIAVELFLVREEDGDRLVVNEIAPRVHNSGHWTEAVCPVDQFEQHIRAVAGWPLGQTERLADVVMTNILGSESNNWQAFAADPDTVLHLYGKAEPRDGRKMGHMTRIIRSGEA comes from the coding sequence ATGAAGACTGACACGGCTCCCCTCACCCCCGGCTCAACAATCGGCATGCTTGGCGGTGGTCAGCTTGGCCGTATGATGGCGCTGGCAGCGGCACGCCTCGGACTTGACGTCCATGTTTATTGTCCCGATGAGAACAGCCCCGCTTTCTCTGTCGCCAAAGCCTATACTTGCGCGGCCTATGAGGATGAGACCAGCCTGATAACCTTTGCCCAATCCGTCGATGTGGTGACCTACGAGTTCGAGAATGTTCCGTCCGCCACGGCAGAACTTCTTGCACAATATGTACCGGTCCGCCCCGGCACCAAGGCACTGGACGTGTGCCAGGACAGGCTCACGGAAAAGACATTCATTTCAAGTCTTGGCATTGAGGTCGCACCCTTTGCCGACATCGCTTCAGATGAAGATCTCCTGTCGGCAGCGGACCGGATTGGCCTGCCCGCCATTCTGAAAACCCGTCGTTTTGGATATGACGGCAAGGGTCAGACAACCCTGCGCACCCGGGATGACCTCACAGGCGCACGTGATGCCATTGGCGGCGGCCCGGCCATTCTGGAAGGGTTTGTTCCCTTCGAACGCGAAGTTTCGATTATCGCAGCCAGAAATCCGGACGGACAATGCCGGATCTATGACATTGCCGAGAACAGGCATGAGAACCATATCCTGCGTGAAACCAATGTTCCCGCCAATATCAGCCCGGATGTGATCGAGAAGGCCAACACAGCCGTCCAGTCGCTGATGGATGAACTCGGCTATATCGGCGTCATCGCCGTTGAGCTCTTTCTGGTACGCGAAGAAGATGGTGACCGACTGGTCGTCAATGAAATCGCACCACGAGTCCACAATTCCGGCCACTGGACAGAGGCTGTCTGTCCTGTTGACCAGTTCGAGCAGCATATTCGCGCTGTAGCAGGCTGGCCTCTTGGCCAGACTGAGCGACTGGCCGATGTGGTGATGACCAATATTCTTGGCAGCGAATCGAATAACTGGCAGGCCTTTGCAGCCGACCCGGACACAGTCCTGCACCTCTATGGCAAGGCAGAGCCCCGCGATGGTCGGAAAATGGGCCATATGACCCGCATCATCCGGTCAGGCGAAGCCTGA
- a CDS encoding YdcH family protein — protein sequence MTSEEEHELRIELARLRQEHSDLDAAILALFETGRSDPLSLQRMKKKKLALKDRIVAIEDQIIPDIIA from the coding sequence ATGACATCAGAAGAAGAACACGAATTGCGCATCGAGCTGGCTCGTCTGCGTCAGGAACACAGTGATCTGGATGCAGCTATTCTGGCACTTTTCGAGACAGGCCGTTCTGATCCTCTCTCCCTGCAGCGCATGAAGAAGAAAAAGCTCGCTCTCAAAGATCGCATTGTCGCGATCGAGGACCAGATAATCCCCGACATAATCGCCTGA
- a CDS encoding YdcH family protein has translation MSMDSHLQELERRHQALERQLEEAMTHPSMDSLEVASLKRKKLQLKDEIRRLCSDDTVH, from the coding sequence ATGTCCATGGATTCGCATCTGCAAGAACTGGAGCGTCGTCACCAGGCTTTGGAGCGTCAACTGGAAGAGGCCATGACTCACCCGAGTATGGATTCTCTCGAAGTGGCTTCTCTCAAGCGCAAGAAGCTTCAGCTTAAAGATGAGATCCGGCGCCTCTGCTCGGATGATACAGTGCATTAG